The sequence TCTTGATCACTCTTCTCGCGTCGAATGGCCTTCCTCTTCTATCCGAGGGAATACCAAGAATTCTTCTGCCGTGGCTGGACGCGCCCAATCATGACGATCAGGACTATACTCGTAGCGTCTATAAGCCAAGGAAGGAAGATTTGGACTTGGGCCCCACCCATACTCGAGGAAATTTCGCCTCTTGGCCCTTGGAATCCGACTCAAAGCCCGAAGTGGATCCTCGGAGCGCTCGCTGCTTCATCGCCTACTTGCCACACTCTGGATTTAACAACCAAAGAATCGCCTTGGAAAATGCGATGATGATGGCCTATATACTGAATTGTACACTGATTGCACCGCCCGCAAGACTGGGAACACCTCTCCCATATCGCCCATCCCGCACGCTGGAACAACACCATCTAATTTCGGCAAAGAAGGATCCAGAAGAGTGTTCAAAATTTTTGGACTATACTCCACCCGAATGTCTTGGTCACAACCAATTCACATTGATGCCTTGGGATGAGCTCATTGACTTTCAACCGATTCAAAGGGACCTTGGACTGGATATCCTATTCATGCATGGTGCGAGAACTCCTCGTGAGTTCTTGTACAACCTTGGCCTTCCTGAAAAGTCGATCACATTTCTAAACGACAGAGAACTCTATCAGTACCGCATATACGATACACAGCACCTGGACAACGAAACCAGGCCGAGCTCTAGGTACAAAGATGGATGGCACGTGGAGCATCTACAAGGCCTTCTGAGCACTTCCCCCGCGATCCATTTTGGAACCCTTTTCGGGAGTGGGCGTCTCAGGTTACAGCGACCTGAATATGTTACCACCCGCACTAGGATATCCCAGGGTATGGCAATATCGCATGGCGCGATACTTCAAGCTTCACGCGCCATTCGTACAAGAATCACCGAGTTCAGCCACGACAGACACTTATATTTAGCCATCCACGTCCGAGTCGGGGACCGCAAGTTCAAGGGCACTGCCGTAAAGAATGGGCGTTCCCTATGGTGGCAACTCATTACTAGACTTGGAATCTCTAAAGAGACAGGTAGGGTTCTCGAGGATCGCTTTTTGCAAAAGACTAGGAAGAGCAAACGGAAAAATGCTATTTTGGGCTCTTTGCCTGGACCTTTTATTAAACCTTGGTATAATTCAAGTCAACCTTATTATCCCCACGAGCGGTGTGCTTCGCCCCATAGGGACCTTGGATCGGCAGCCTCATACCTTGGAATACCGTTATTCATCGCCACTGATGCGGCCCATCCTAGGTTACATCCTTCGTTGGCTATTTTTTATGAAACTTTTCCTTGCACATTCGTGCTAGGTGACTTTCCCGATAAGATAAAATCCTTGGTTGCACTGCATAGGCCAGGTGATGTGTCTCCATTCGGGCGATTTCTAGTCCCTCTGGTCGATGCCGTTATTGCAGGTCATGCGACGCATGTGATTGGAACACAGAATAGGTGAGCAACAACCTAAAACTTCGGAATTGCCTAATTTCGGGCCTGGTATAGTACGTTTAGTAATTATGTGACAAGTATATTGCACCCCACGTATTCCGTTGCACGCGGAATCTGAAATTGGTATCGTAGATGTGTGTGATTCGTGTTATTAGTCAATGGAAGTCGTCTAGTTGTCCAATCAATCTTCGGCTTGAATAATAGAATATGCCGGGGCGTCGAGTTTCTCGTGCCCCTTGAGGAAAGGAAGGCCGACGACAAAAATGTATTCAACAGTCTTGCCGCCCTGTTTTGCGACAAGTTCTCCCGCAGCCTTCGCTGATCCCCCTGCATCACCGACGATATCAGTGGGATGAAATGAATAGAGATAAGAGGACTTGCCTGTCGCGATTAAATCATCGATGATAACAACGTTGGATCCTGCAGGAATAGCACCCTCTTGCATGTCAAACGAGTCCTATGATCCCCACCGTCTCATTCAGTCTACCCCGATACCCACACATGCTTCGAATCAAAGCTTGATCGTACTCACCGCTCCATATTCTTTTTCGTACGTCACCGTTGTACATTTTCCAGGAAGCTTTCCTTTTTTCCGCACAGGAACAAACGCGGCTCCCAGTCTCAGTGCAACAATCGGACCCAAGAGGAAGCCTCTCGCATCCAGGCCAACAACAGTATCAATCTTCTTGGACTCAGTCCTTGGGATCGTCTGCGAGGTTATGTGATGCACAAGATGGGTGATAAGCGTCTCGAACGCGACGGGATCCCGTAGGATGGGGAACAGATCGAGGAAGGTAATCCCCTATGCACCGAGATTATTTCAGTCCCCGTGTTGTCATATACCAAGCTATAGCCCCAGAACTACCAACCTTTTTAGGAAAGTTTGGGTGAACTCCCAGGAGATTGCGCAGGTATTCTACGTCTGCCATTGTCGTCGTTTGAAGACTTGGCCGCTATCGCCTATCCGGGATTGTAAAATTGATCGGCAATCCAATTTCAGCTATTTGGTAATTTATCCGAGATAGGAAATGGCCCCCTGGCCAGAATAAGGCTGTGTTCCCAGCGCTAAGCGCCGCACGACGTGGCGGTTAAGTCGTTTCTGCTTTCACAAGGATAACTCTTTTTTGATCGTGCGTCTGGGCTCGATGAATTGGAGGCAAATGTGGCCTCATACTTTGTTTATTGTTATCACTCTCTATATTGAAATCTCATATTGGACAAGCAAGTCGAGGTTTGGCGCGACGGCTCAGCCTTCACCGAGGAAAGATAGCTGGACCAAGGAACGGAAGCTCGAGTATAGGTGGGCTGGTCACGCTCTAGTGAACGAGAGGCCTGTGGTATTAATTGTTACGAAAAGAGAGGCGACGCGTCAGTTGTGGCATCATGGATTCGACTCGTACATGGATCATGCGTTCCCAATGGACGAGGTAAGTCGTGTCTTGGCATATTGTCAGACGCATCCAACCCCCCATCTCATACATCTAGTTAATGCCCAAAGCTTGCCGAGGGAGGGGTCCTGATTATGCCAATCCGCAAGTCGTTTTCTCTGCAATGTGCGCGGGGAATGCTTACCGATATCGCTACAGGGCTAATATAGGCCACAACGATGTAATGGCCAATTTTAGCCTGACCTTGGTAGACAACCTTGACACATTTGTCACGTTTAATAATTATTCTGGTTTTGAGTGGGCCGTTCGGCAGACGATAGATGGCGTATCGTTTGACCAGAATGTCAAGCCTCAGGTACGTCCAGAGTCTTCTCAGTGTCGCTTGTTTTGCTACAATACGAACCAACAGGTATTCGAGATTACTATTCGGGGCATGGGAGGGCTACTGTCAGCCCATATATTTGCGGCTGATAAGGAAGAGCGTTGGGGCTTTGGTATACCTTGGTATAACGATGAGCTTCTCCATCTAGCATATGATCTAGGAAAGCGACTGCTTCCCGCGTTTAGAACAAACACTGGAATTCCATTCGCAAGGGTAGGTAAAAGGTTTAGCATGCCGGCACTAATTTTTGTACTTACTAAAATAAATACAATAAGATTAACTTGCGGCACGGTGTACCTACAACGGAAACGTTTGAAACCTGTTCGTCTGTTCGATTTGTCTCGCCAGTATTATGGTATTAATAAGTTGCAATAGGTACTGCGGGTGCAGGCTCTCTTCTGCTCGAGTGGACAACTTTGTCCCGGTTGACAGGAGATCCGGAATTTGAACGTGTCGCACGAAAGGCATTCTTTGCTATCTGGAATCGCCGATCCGACCTTGGTTTGCTTCCAAACACGATAAACTTGGCAAGCGGGGTAAGCGGATTCGACCAGGCACCGATGGTTTGGTCTCAGTTGCTCTTTGCAGGCATGGCTTCAACCGGAAATTGCTGGGATCGGCGCTGGTATTGATAGTTTTTACGAGTATGCTTTGAAAATGTATGTGATGACGGGTGGGTATTCTTAATTTTATGCAGTGAGGTAGTGCTAAATTAATTCTCACAGGCGAATCCGAGTACTACGATGTTTGGAGAGAAGGTTACTCGGCTATCATGAAGTATTCGCGTGGTCCGGAAGGTTTTTGGGTAAGTAAATGCGCACACTTTCGAACAGCAGGCCCGATTGCTGACATCGCCATCGATAGTACAGAAATGTTGGAGCCAGCACGGGCAATCTTGCTACTGTGTACATCGACTCGCTATCTGCGTTTTGGCCCGGCCTTCAGGTAAGAGGCCCGCTTGAAGCGATCCTACAAAGGTGCTCAAAATCGGTATTTCAAGGTGCTGGCAGGGGATGTTCAAAATGCGATCAAATCGCATCTAGTCTGTAAGTTTAGATTCTGGGCAATCAGGACACTGTGGCTTGACAACACACATTCAAAGACTGGAATCTCTGGCGAAGGTTCTCGGGAATACCTGAAACTTTCAATATCGCTACCCGACAAGGTGTAACGCTGGGATATCCATTACGTCCAGGTTAGACCGCTAAATGCAATTCATAGGTTGGAATGATACTAACGGATTTGATACTAGAATTTATCGAATCAACTTATTTCTTGTATAGAGTAGGCAGCAATCCCATCACTCCAGTGATAAAATACTCACACACTTTGTGCCCAGGCGACTCAGGATCCTTTTTACCTTGATGTTGGAGAGCGGGTTCTTCATGACCTAATACGCCGGGCTAAGGTTAATTGTGGTCTTTCGACACTTTCCAATGTCCAGAGTGGCGAACACGAGGATAGAATGGAGTCATTTGCGTTGTCCGAAACTTTGAAAGTCGGTGAAGCCTGTACCATTTCCCTGAGCGAAGGCTGACACTTAGTAGTATCTCTTTTTGATTTTCGACGAAGAAAACAAAATTAATTCGGATGATCAGAATATGGTTTTCACAACAGAAGGTGAGTTGATAACAAGAAATGCATATAGTTACTAACACTACACTAAAGGACATCTTATAACGCTTTCCCAACAACACTTGAAGACACCCTCAGAGGCATCTCGTTATTTCAGACAGAAAGAACAAAACTTCTGCCCGGTTTACCAGCCCGCTCGAAACCCACCAAGCCTTTATCCCGGAGAATCTTATGGGCTGATTCAGTCTATCCGAAGTCGACCAGACTCGGACTACGGCCGATTCATCACTGGGTTAGAGTTATCAGTCGTAGGCGCGTCCGATTCACCATGGTGGGATTTGTCAGGACGGTGTGCGGTACCGCAGCCGGAGGAGTATGTGAGCACCTCTGTCTACCATGACCAAGCCTCCCCTTTTGATTTCGATCTTTTCGACCTCGATCTTGACGACGTTGCGGCGCGTTTGTCTGACCTACTTGGTGCTCCCATGGAACAAACTCCGCTCACACCAAAGTCCTTCGACTATGTGCTCAGCATAGATGGAATGGTTACGGAAGCTGACAAAGATCTCAGCACCTCAAAAGTGCACCGGGTTGAAGGAGGATTTATGGTTCGGAACATTACCGGTGTGAAAGCGTATGTATTATCAATTTAACGGTGGCTGTTCTTCACTAAACCATCTTTGTTTACAGGAGAATGACAGCCCGAATGGACGGACAAGGTTATGACGTGACAATGCGTACGTCTCTCCACTCGTTCGATTCCATCTTTGGCTTACACTGGATTCTTCAGTGGGACATCACCGGGTCTTGAGCGGCCAAAAGGTTTTCATCAATGATCCGGCATTGCTCGAGCTTCCTGGATTCTCTAAGCTACAGGAAAAAGAAAGGAAGCTTGCGGTTCAACTTAAGCTCAGAGTTGGCGACTCGGATGAGGAGATCAGTTTATTTGCTACCACAGCACTGTTTGGAGCGGATCCCAGCTCCGAGAACTCTCCAGGGACGTTTAGGGTTGACGCTCCTCCACTCCATGTAGTCCCCTCCAATCCTGAGAACCTCAATGGTTGTAGTGACCATGAAGCACTACCTATATTAAATGGCGCCGTACTTGTGGTCAATAGAGGTATGTCGGTCAGAAATCCATAACGCGGGCTGTTCTTAATTTTGCGTAGGGACCTGCTCCTTCTTGGAGAAACTGACCAAGGCTAAAAAAGTTGGAGCCGCTGGGGTGATAGTGGTGTCAGACGTCG comes from Rhizoctonia solani chromosome 4, complete sequence and encodes:
- a CDS encoding O-FucT domain protein encodes the protein MGSCSRPQLPFSLSYHAAQRRIGFSPALHHHQFGDRHRAGNSRVTPRPAQQTSAADRLSPTVCWIMMLPRSPDLEAGTKRRKTTNRPYPRSGPANAPPAGLSRKNFHHACRELRIRRSRSWFLALVCLLLITLLASNGLPLLSEGIPRILLPWLDAPNHDDQDYTRSVYKPRKEDLDLGPTHTRGNFASWPLESDSKPEVDPRSARCFIAYLPHSGFNNQRIALENAMMMAYILNCTLIAPPARLGTPLPYRPSRTLEQHHLISAKKDPEECSKFLDYTPPECLGHNQFTLMPWDELIDFQPIQRDLGLDILFMHGARTPREFLYNLGLPEKSITFLNDRELYQYRIYDTQHLDNETRPSSRYKDGWHVEHLQGLLSTSPAIHFGTLFGSGRLRLQRPEYVTTRTRISQGMAISHGAILQASRAIRTRITEFSHDRHLYLAIHVRVGDRKFKGTAVKNGRSLWWQLITRLGISKETGRVLEDRFLQKTRKSKRKNAILGSLPGPFIKPWYNSSQPYYPHERCASPHRDLGSAASYLGIPLFIATDAAHPRLHPSLAIFYETFPCTFVLGDFPDKIKSLVALHRPGDVSPFGRFLVPLVDAVIAGHATHVIGTQNR
- a CDS encoding adenine phosphoribosyltransferase — its product is MADVEYLRNLLGVHPNFPKKGITFLDLFPILRDPVAFETLITHLVHHITSQTIPRTESKKIDTVVGLDARGFLLGPIVALRLGAAFVPVRKKGKLPGKCTTVTYEKEYGADSFDMQEGAIPAGSNVVIIDDLIATGKSSYLYSFHPTDIVGDAGGSAKAAGELVAKQGGKTVEYIFVVGLPFLKGHEKLDAPAYSIIQAED
- a CDS encoding glycoside hydrolase family 47 protein, with translation MNWRQMWPHTLFIVITLYIEISYWTSKSRFGATAQPSPRKDSWTKERKLEYREATRQLWHHGFDSYMDHAFPMDELAEGGVLIMPIRKSFSLQCHNDVMANFSLTLVDNLDTFVTFNNYSGFEWAVRQTIDGVSFDQNVKPQVFEITIRGMGGLLSAHIFAADKEERWGFGIPWYNDELLHLAYDLGKRLLPAFRTNTGIPFARINLRHGVPTTETFETCTAGAGSLLLEWTTLSRLTGDPEFERVARKAFFAIWNRRSDLGLLPNTINLASGAWLQPEIAGIGAGIDSFYEYALKMYVMTGESEYYDVWREGYSAIMKYSRGPEGFWYRNVGASTGNLATVYIDSLSAFWPGLQVLAGDVQNAIKSHLVYWNLWRRFSGIPETFNIATRQGVTLGYPLRPEFIESTYFLYRATQDPFYLDVGERVLHDLIRRAKVNCGLSTLSNVQSGEHEDRMESFALSETLKYLFLIFDEENKINSDDQNMVFTTEGHLITLSQQHLKTPSEASRYFRQKEQNFCPVYQPARNPPSLYPGESYGLIQSIRSRPDSDYGRFITGLELSVVGASDSPWWDLSGRCAVPQPEEYVSTSVYHDQASPFDFDLFDLDLDDVAARLSDLLGAPMEQTPLTPKSFDYVLSIDGMVTEADKDLSTSKVHRVEGGFMVRNITGVKARMTARMDGQGYDVTMLGHHRVLSGQKVFINDPALLELPGFSKLQEKERKLAVQLKLRVGDSDEEISLFATTALFGADPSSENSPGTFRVDAPPLHVVPSNPENLNGCSDHEALPILNGAVLVVNRGTCSFLEKLTKAKKVGAAGVIVVSDVDSLINPSLDKEEEDYAASELADVGLVVLTHRDGVKLLKSLETSLDTVVPLWVKVTRQPSLEDEITKEEEEKPRLLYINGKALINTVIMI